One part of the Vitis riparia cultivar Riparia Gloire de Montpellier isolate 1030 chromosome 8, EGFV_Vit.rip_1.0, whole genome shotgun sequence genome encodes these proteins:
- the LOC117919584 gene encoding beta-D-xylosidase 4-like gives MASVINSASVFLCFLSCFSHFLSSPKWVLAQSSPVFACNVENNPTLGQFGFCNTSLETAARVADLVKRLTLEEKIGFLVNSAASVSRLGIPKYEWWSEALHGVSYVGPGTHFNSIVPGATSFPQVILTAASFNASLFEAIGKVVSTEARAMYNVGLAGLTFWSPNVNIFRDPRWGRGQETPGEDPLLSSKYASAYVRGLQQGDDGSPDRLKVAACCKHYTAYDLDNWKGVDRLHFNAVVTKQDMDDTFQPPFKSCVIDGNVASVMCSFNQVNGKPTCADPDLLSGIVRGEWKLNGYIVTDCDSVDVFYNSQHYTKTPEEAAAKAILAGLDLNCGSFLGQHTEAAVKGGLVDESAVDKAVSNNFATLMRLGFFDGNPSKAIYGKLGPKDVCTSEHQEMAREAARQGIVLLKNSKGSLPLSPTAIKTLAVIGPNANVTKTMIGNYEGTPCKYITPLQGLTASVATTYLPGCSNVACGTAQIDEAKKIAAAADATVLIVGIDQSIEAEGRDRVSIQLPGQQPLLITEVAKASKGNVILVVMSGGGFDISFAKNDDKIASILWVGYPGEAGGAAIADVIFGFYNPSGRLPMTWYPQSYVDKVPMTNMNMRPDPASGYPGRTYRFYTGETIYTFGDGLSYTQFNHHLVQAPKSVSIPIEEGHSCHSSKCKSVDAVQESCQNLAFDIHLRVNNAGNISGSHTVFLFSSPPSVHNSPQKHMLGFEKVFVTAKAEALVRFKVDVCKDLSIVDQLGTRKVALGLHVLHVGSLKHSLNVRI, from the exons ATGGCTTCTGTAATCAACAGTGCTTCTGTTTTCCTATGCTTTCTTTCTTGCTTCTCTCATTTTTTGTCGAGCCCTAAGTGGGTTTTGGCCCAGTCTTCCCCTGTTTTTGCCTGTAACGTTGAGAACAATCCCACGTTGGGGCAGTTTGGGTTCTGCAACACTTCATTGGAGACGGCCGCAAGGGTCGCAGATTTGGTGAAGAGGCTGACATTGGAGGAGAAGATTGGGTTCTTGGTGAACAGTGCTGCCAGTGTGAGCAGGCTTGGGATTCCCAAGTATGAGTGGTGGTCTGAGGCTTTACATGGAGTATCTTATGTGGGTCCAGGGACACATTTCAACAGTATCGTCCCTGGAGCCACCAGCTTTCCTCAGGTTATCCTCACTGCGGCCTCTTTCAATGCCTCTCTCTTTGAAGCCATTGGAAAG GTGGTTTCTACTGAAGCCAGAGCAATGTACAATGTTGGATTAGCAGGGTTGACATTTTGGTCCCCAAACGTCAACATATTCCGAGACCCCAGATGGGGAAGAGGCCAGGAGACTCCAGGAGAGGACCCACTGCTTTCAAGCAAGTATGCATCAGCTTATGTCAGAGGCCTGCAACAAGGCGATGATGGTAGCCCTGACCGGCTTAAGGTTGCTGCTTGCTGCAAACACTATACTGCCTATGATTTGGATAATTGGAAAGGAGTTGATCGCTTGCACTTCAATGCAGTG GTGACAAAGCAAGATATGGATGATACATTTCAACCCCCATTCAAAAGCTGCGTTATTGATGGGAATGTTGCCAGTGTTATGTGTTCTTTCAACCAAGTTAATGGGAAGCCAACTTGTGCTGATCCTGATCTCCTCTCAGGGATTGTCCGAGGCGAATGGAAACTAAACGG ATACATAGTTACGGATTGTGATTCAGTAGATGTGTTCTACAATTCTCAACACTACACCAAGACACCTGAGGAGGCTGCAGCCAAGGCTATATTGGCAG GGTTGGACCTCAACTGTGGATCTTTCCTTGGCCAACACACTGAAGCTGCAGTGAAAGGTGGACTTGTGGACGAGTCTGCAGTTGATAAAGCTGTCTCCAACAATTTTGCTACACTGATGCGACTTGGCTTCTTTGATGGCAACCCAAGTAAGGCAATTTATGGGAAGCTTGGTCCAAAAGATGTGTGCACATCAGAGCACCAAGAGATGGCTCGGGAAGCCGCCAGGCAAGGGATCGTGTTACTAAAGAATAGCAAAGGATCCCTACCTCTGTCTCCCACTGCCATCAAAACCTTGGCAGTAATAGGACCCAATGCCAATGTCACCAAAACAATGATCGGAAACTATGAAG GCACGCCATGTAAATATATAACCCCTTTGCAGGGCCTAACGGCCTCGGTTGCAACTACGTATCTGCCGGGATGCTCCAATGTGGCATGTGGCACTGCACAAATAGACGAAGCTAAGAAAATAGCAGCAGCAGCAGATGCCACGGTTCTTATAGTCGGTATTGATCAATCTATAGAGGCGGAGGGCCGTGACAGGGTCAGCATTCAGCTTCCAGGACAGCAGCCACTTTTGATAACAGAAGTTGCCAAGGCATCCAAAGGAAACGTGATTCTTGTTGTAATGTCTGGAGGGGGATTCGATATATCATTTgctaaaaatgatgataaaattgCAAGCATCCTGTGGGTCGGTTACCCTGGCGAAGCTGGTGGAGCTGCCATAGCAGATGTGATCTTTGGTTTTTACAATCCAA GTGGAAGGCTACCTATGACATGGTATCCTCAGTCGTATGTAGACAAGGTTCCAATGACAAATATGAATATGAGACCAGATCCTGCCAGTGGCTACCCTGGTCGGACTTACCGGTTTTACACTGGGGAAACCATTTACACATTTGGAGATGGACTAAGTTACACCCAGTTCAACCACCACCTTGTTCAAGCACCTAAATCAGTCTCCATCCCCATAGAGGAGGGTCACAGTTGTCACTCATCAAAATGCAAGTCTGTGGACGCTGTGCAAGAAAGTTGCCAGAATTTAGCCTTTGATATCCATCTAAGAGTCAATAATGCGGGAAACATAAGCGGAAGTCATAcagttttcttattttcttctcccccATCAGTACACAACTCACCCCAGAAGCACATGCTGGGCTTTGAGAAAGTCTTTGTGACTGCAAAAGCTGAAGCCCTGGTGAGGTTCAAGGTGGATGTTTGCAAGGATTTGAGCATTGTTGATCAGCTTGGAACCCGAAAAGTTGCCTTGGGACTGCATGTGCTTCATGTGGGAAGCTTGAAACACTCCTTGAATGTGAGGATTTGA